Proteins from a genomic interval of Paenibacillus sp. RC334:
- a CDS encoding MFS transporter, which produces MSSDSKRSIWPLLALAVSAFAIGTTEFISVGLLPLIAEDLHISVTMSALTVTLYALGVTIGAPVLTSLTSSVPRKTLLLWIMIVFIAGNSLAAFSGGIVMLLIARVVSAFSHGVFMSIGSTIAADLVPNDRRASAISIMFSGLTVATVTGVPLGTFIGQQWGWRAAFMAIVIVGVVALIANLILLPSTLRKGNRTPFREQVKLVTNGRLLLAFIITALGYGGTFVVFTYLSPLLHDITGFKQSTVTFILLLYGIAIAIGNVMGGKAANRKPLSALFYMFLIQAIVLLVLLFTAPFKTAGLITIFFMGLLAFMNVPGLQVYVVMLAERFAPKAVDVASAVNIAAFNAGIAIGAYVGGRVTDSLGLIHTTWIGAIMVFAAVLLTGWSRTLEKRDTAAA; this is translated from the coding sequence ACGAAGTATTTGGCCATTACTGGCTTTAGCCGTAAGCGCCTTTGCCATTGGGACAACCGAGTTCATCAGCGTGGGACTGCTTCCCCTGATCGCTGAGGACTTGCACATATCCGTAACCATGTCCGCCTTAACCGTCACGTTGTATGCCTTAGGGGTAACCATCGGGGCTCCCGTTTTGACCTCGTTAACATCAAGTGTTCCCCGTAAAACGCTGCTGCTGTGGATCATGATTGTATTTATTGCAGGCAACAGCCTCGCAGCGTTCTCCGGTGGAATTGTCATGCTGCTGATTGCGCGCGTGGTCTCGGCGTTCTCCCACGGGGTGTTCATGTCCATTGGCTCCACCATCGCAGCCGATCTTGTACCCAATGACCGCCGAGCCAGTGCCATTTCCATTATGTTCTCCGGGCTGACCGTAGCCACGGTCACGGGTGTACCCTTGGGAACCTTTATCGGGCAGCAATGGGGCTGGCGAGCGGCCTTCATGGCGATTGTGATCGTCGGTGTGGTGGCACTCATTGCGAATCTGATTTTGCTGCCATCCACTCTGCGAAAGGGGAACAGAACCCCTTTCCGCGAGCAAGTCAAACTGGTTACCAATGGCCGCTTGCTGCTTGCATTTATCATTACAGCCTTGGGGTATGGAGGCACGTTTGTGGTGTTTACTTATTTATCTCCATTGCTTCACGACATAACCGGATTTAAGCAGAGTACGGTAACGTTTATTCTTTTGCTGTATGGAATTGCGATTGCTATTGGGAATGTTATGGGTGGAAAAGCTGCAAACCGCAAGCCGCTTTCAGCTTTATTTTACATGTTCCTGATTCAAGCAATTGTCCTGCTCGTTCTGTTGTTCACAGCTCCTTTTAAAACCGCTGGACTGATTACGATCTTTTTTATGGGATTGCTTGCGTTCATGAACGTGCCCGGCCTACAGGTATATGTGGTGATGTTGGCTGAACGTTTTGCCCCCAAAGCCGTAGATGTCGCTTCCGCCGTCAATATTGCAGCCTTCAACGCCGGGATAGCCATTGGAGCATACGTGGGTGGAAGGGTGACTGATTCCTTGGGTCTTATTCATACGACCTGGATCGGGGCGATTATGGTTTTCGCTGCGGTTCTTCTCACAGGCTGGAGTCGCACGCTAGAAAAAAGGGATACGGCTGCTGCTTAA
- a CDS encoding aldo/keto reductase — MTQNLQSTTTLHNGVHMPWFGIGVFKVEEGSELVDAIKAAVKHGYRSIDTAAAYANESSVGQAIREALRENNLSREDLFVTSKVWNADLGYEETRAAYEASLDKLGLDYLDLYLIHWPVQGKYKEAWRTLESLYKEGRIKAIGVSNFQIHHLEDLMKDAEITPMVNQVEFHPQLTQTELLQFCQKNNIQMEAWSPLMQGQLLDHAVLQDIATKYEKSVAQVILRWDVQQGVVTIPKSTKAHRIVENADIFDFELTQEDMDRIQALNANHRVGPDPDNFDF; from the coding sequence ATGACTCAAAACTTACAAAGCACAACAACATTGCACAACGGAGTTCACATGCCTTGGTTCGGAATCGGGGTATTTAAGGTGGAGGAAGGCTCAGAGCTGGTCGATGCCATCAAGGCGGCTGTGAAGCATGGTTATCGCAGTATAGATACAGCCGCAGCCTATGCTAACGAAAGTAGTGTAGGACAAGCCATCCGGGAAGCTCTTCGGGAAAATAACCTGTCCAGAGAAGACCTTTTCGTAACGTCCAAAGTGTGGAATGCCGATCTGGGGTATGAAGAGACACGGGCAGCCTATGAAGCAAGCCTGGACAAGCTGGGTCTGGACTATCTGGATCTGTATCTGATTCATTGGCCGGTTCAAGGGAAGTATAAAGAAGCCTGGAGAACTTTAGAGTCCTTATATAAAGAAGGGCGGATCAAGGCTATCGGAGTCAGCAACTTCCAGATTCATCATTTGGAAGACCTTATGAAGGATGCTGAAATCACGCCAATGGTGAATCAGGTGGAATTTCATCCACAATTAACACAAACCGAGCTACTGCAATTCTGTCAAAAGAACAATATTCAAATGGAAGCCTGGTCCCCGTTAATGCAAGGCCAATTGCTTGATCATGCGGTACTGCAAGACATAGCGACCAAGTATGAAAAATCGGTGGCGCAAGTGATTTTGCGCTGGGATGTGCAGCAGGGAGTTGTCACCATTCCCAAGTCTACCAAGGCGCATCGGATTGTCGAAAATGCCGACATTTTTGATTTTGAATTGACGCAAGAGGATATGGACCGAATTCAGGCGTTAAATGCGAATCATCGTGTAGGTCCCGATCCGGATAACTTTGATTTTTAA
- a CDS encoding LacI family DNA-binding transcriptional regulator → MNKTIADIAQMAGVAKSTVSRFLNGGAVSVDTRRKIEKVVKATGYVPNTFAQSLKAKRTNIIGTVVPRLDSFATSHTLMGIDEELRAQHYQMLISNTSQDVKREIEAIYELGRQKISGIILLAAEITDEHLTAIRDIAIPVLLVGQQHTQLHSLIHDDYRAGYDIGAYVLSQGHREIAYVGVTEKDVAVGVRRKEGFKQAVRDALPNQAHRDDVKQLERSAGYDIRYYETGFKMSDARVAASAILDGFKPSLMVCATDNIALGVINAAYSRGIAIPSELSVTGFGGYDITEVIHPALTTVQYPYMEAGRVAAQNIVRLVEHKPVEKVTVMNYSLIERESVDKR, encoded by the coding sequence ATGAATAAGACGATTGCAGATATAGCCCAAATGGCTGGCGTGGCCAAGAGCACGGTATCCCGTTTTTTGAACGGCGGGGCTGTCAGCGTGGATACGAGACGTAAAATTGAAAAGGTGGTCAAGGCCACGGGTTATGTGCCTAATACCTTTGCCCAGAGCCTGAAAGCAAAGCGAACTAACATTATCGGAACCGTTGTGCCGCGTCTGGATTCCTTTGCCACATCCCATACGCTGATGGGTATAGATGAAGAACTTCGGGCCCAGCATTATCAGATGCTGATCTCGAATACGAGCCAGGATGTGAAACGTGAAATCGAAGCCATTTACGAGTTGGGTCGGCAAAAGATTTCCGGCATTATTTTACTGGCTGCTGAAATTACTGACGAGCATCTGACCGCGATCCGCGACATTGCGATTCCGGTTTTGCTGGTGGGGCAGCAGCACACGCAGCTTCACAGCCTTATCCATGATGACTACCGGGCGGGATATGATATCGGCGCATATGTTCTGTCACAGGGCCACCGTGAAATTGCCTACGTCGGCGTTACGGAAAAGGATGTCGCTGTCGGTGTGCGGCGCAAGGAGGGCTTTAAGCAGGCTGTTCGGGATGCATTGCCCAATCAAGCTCATAGGGACGATGTGAAGCAACTGGAGCGATCCGCCGGGTACGATATCAGATACTATGAAACCGGTTTTAAAATGTCCGATGCACGGGTGGCTGCGTCTGCGATTTTAGATGGATTTAAGCCGTCGTTAATGGTGTGTGCTACGGATAATATTGCGCTTGGCGTGATCAACGCGGCATATTCCAGAGGGATTGCCATTCCGTCGGAATTGTCGGTGACTGGCTTCGGGGGATACGATATTACGGAGGTGATTCATCCTGCGCTAACAACCGTGCAATATCCTTACATGGAAGCAGGACGCGTAGCGGCGCAAAATATTGTACGGCTGGTAGAACACAAACCGGTAGAGAAAGTGACTGTTATGAATTATTCTCTTATAGAGAGAGAAAGCGTTGACAAACGCTGA
- a CDS encoding sucrose-6-phosphate hydrolase — protein sequence MKMTKEQKYRLIEQAEPGEIASLEKKVEQCHWRQEFHIQPSTGLLNDPNGFSYYQGEYHLFYQWFPFGTDHGMKYWYHLKSRDLVTWDDAGIGIAPGDYFDSHGAYSGSAMEHEGKLYMLYTGNTRDGDWIRHPYQCIAVMDESGLITKWEHPVIPNVPEGYTDHFRDPKLWKDGDSFYCVIGAQRANLTGCAVLYRSTDLHTWRFEGELHTGLETFGYMWECPDYFELDGSGVLVFSPQGLEPSGDENHNIYQSGYVIGKPLDTGTRILEHGAFRELDRGFDFYAPQTMIDPQGRRIMVAWMGLPDIDCPTDPNGWAHCLTLPRELTLHEGKLIQRPIPELTTLRKKREERVADTLTSESKTYTGFKGTAYELICEYDLLSAKACGIEFRASATEKTVIRYDAVSRKLVLDRSQSGEPVAASYGEIRQCAMNGNRIKLHLFVDTSSVEIFVNDGEEVFTSRIFPHPESDEIRFFADKGEALFQAVKWDFT from the coding sequence ATGAAAATGACAAAAGAACAAAAGTATCGACTGATTGAGCAGGCAGAGCCCGGTGAAATAGCCAGCTTGGAGAAAAAGGTGGAGCAATGTCACTGGCGGCAGGAGTTTCATATTCAGCCATCGACAGGCTTGCTCAATGATCCCAATGGCTTTTCTTATTATCAGGGTGAATACCATTTGTTCTATCAGTGGTTCCCGTTTGGAACCGATCATGGAATGAAATACTGGTATCATTTGAAGTCCAGAGATTTGGTCACATGGGACGACGCAGGCATCGGTATCGCACCGGGAGATTATTTTGATTCACATGGTGCTTATTCAGGTAGCGCGATGGAGCATGAGGGCAAGCTGTATATGCTATATACGGGAAATACACGTGACGGGGACTGGATCAGACATCCTTATCAATGTATTGCCGTTATGGATGAGAGCGGTCTCATTACAAAATGGGAGCATCCCGTTATTCCGAACGTGCCGGAAGGATATACGGATCATTTTCGTGATCCCAAGCTGTGGAAGGACGGAGACAGCTTTTACTGTGTGATCGGTGCCCAGAGAGCGAATTTAACAGGCTGCGCCGTCCTTTATCGGTCAACCGACCTCCATACGTGGCGATTTGAGGGGGAACTGCACACAGGGCTGGAGACGTTTGGCTACATGTGGGAATGCCCCGATTATTTTGAACTGGACGGCTCGGGTGTATTGGTATTTTCTCCTCAGGGCCTGGAGCCTTCCGGGGATGAGAATCACAATATTTATCAGTCGGGTTACGTGATCGGCAAGCCGCTGGATACCGGGACCAGAATATTGGAGCATGGGGCATTCCGCGAGCTGGACCGTGGCTTTGACTTTTATGCACCGCAGACGATGATCGACCCGCAGGGGCGGCGTATCATGGTGGCATGGATGGGATTACCGGATATCGATTGTCCGACAGATCCGAACGGATGGGCGCATTGCCTGACGCTGCCGAGGGAGCTTACGCTTCATGAGGGCAAACTCATACAAAGGCCGATTCCTGAGCTGACTACGCTGCGTAAAAAGCGTGAGGAACGGGTAGCCGACACATTAACGTCGGAGAGCAAAACCTATACGGGCTTCAAGGGTACGGCTTATGAGCTGATTTGTGAGTATGATCTTTTGAGCGCCAAGGCATGCGGTATTGAATTCCGCGCAAGTGCGACCGAGAAAACGGTGATCCGATATGATGCCGTTAGCCGCAAGCTTGTGTTGGACCGTTCGCAATCGGGTGAGCCTGTCGCTGCTTCGTATGGTGAGATAAGACAGTGCGCCATGAATGGGAACCGTATCAAGCTTCATCTGTTCGTGGATACGTCTTCGGTGGAAATTTTCGTCAATGATGGGGAAGAGGTGTTCACCAGTCGTATTTTTCCGCACCCAGAGAGTGACGAAATACGCTTTTTTGCCGACAAGGGAGAGGCTCTCTTCCAAGCGGTAAAATGGGATTTTACATGA